CGACAGGCGGGCTGTTCTGACGCGAGGGTCCATCGGCTCTCATGCTCCTCCGGCCACGTCTCGGGGGAAGCCCTGGCAGGGCGAAGCCCAACAAAAAAGGACTCCCTTGACGTGGCAAAGTGAAGTCCCACGGGGGGCAGTATTCTGTCCCGCTGCCCATGAGGGCCCGGCACCGGATATCTCCGGCCTGACACCGCTGATTATACCATACGCTCAATGGGTGGGCAACGGTGCCTTCCGGAGGGCCAGCAGCTGGCTGACGGTGACGAACTTGAAGCCGCGGTCAGAAAGGACCTTCATGATCTGCGGGAGGGCCTTCAGGGTCTGGCCGTGGTTGACCCCTTCATGGAGGAGGATGATGTCCCCCGGAAGGGCTGCCTCGGTCGCCCGCCGAGTGATCTTGTCACTCCCGGGTGCATAAGCGTCGCTGGGGTTGGTCGTCCAGGTCCACAGGATGATATCGTAGCCGAGGCTCTTGACCACCGAGATGAGATGAGGGTTGTACGCCCCGCCCGGCGGCCTGAAGACCTTGGTCTGATACCCGGAGACGTCGCCGACCAGCGCGGCCGTCTTCTCGATCTGCCGGACGATTTCTCCCTCCGGCAGGTGACTCAGGTTGTACTGGTGGGAATAGGTGTGATTGCCGACCTCGTGCCCGGCCGCCACGACCTGTCGGACGAGGTCGGGGTATTCCTCGACGTTCCGCCCGATAAAGAAGAAGGTGGCCTTGGCACCGTACTGGTCGAGAGCCTTCAGGACCGCCGGGGTGTACTTGGGGTCGGGGCCGTCATCGAAGGTCAGGGCAATCGCCGGTTCATCAGTGGATACGTACCAGACGAGGTCGGGGTTGCTGCCCCCGCGGGCGTTGGCCCAGACGGCCAGACTCTGGTAGGCCAGGACGATGGTCAGGCAGATCAGGGCGGCCAAAATCGTTCTGGCTTGCCGCCGGCCGACCACAAAAAAGAACAAACCTGCTCCCCCCGTCCCGGCCAGACTCCCTCACCCTTAGAGATATGGAAGAGGGACGGCTAATAGAAGGGAGCAGCCCCCAAAACGGTGGACCGGGCCGGCCCCGGTCTCGCCGCGGCCGGCCCGCATGGAGGC
The genomic region above belongs to Bacillota bacterium and contains:
- a CDS encoding polysaccharide deacetylase family protein, producing the protein MFFFVVGRRQARTILAALICLTIVLAYQSLAVWANARGGSNPDLVWYVSTDEPAIALTFDDGPDPKYTPAVLKALDQYGAKATFFFIGRNVEEYPDLVRQVVAAGHEVGNHTYSHQYNLSHLPEGEIVRQIEKTAALVGDVSGYQTKVFRPPGGAYNPHLISVVKSLGYDIILWTWTTNPSDAYAPGSDKITRRATEAALPGDIILLHEGVNHGQTLKALPQIMKVLSDRGFKFVTVSQLLALRKAPLPTH